The sequence below is a genomic window from Scatophagus argus isolate fScaArg1 chromosome 8, fScaArg1.pri, whole genome shotgun sequence.
TAGTGCAAAGAGTCTTATGGCACTGGCCCTAACCAGAGAACAGCCTGCTGAATAGAGTATCTTCACACCATGAGCCTGTGTATATAGAAAGAACACTGTTACAGTTAGAGAAAGAGACAATGTGGAAACATGCTGGTGATTGTTGTCTCTTGCCACAGGGCTTCAATGAAGCCACTGTATTTTTGTTGATCTCATTGTTATATCACTCGCTCTTGGTATGGCCTCCATTTCCAGCCACCTCCACGTTGCTGCGATGTGCTGCCTGCCACTCCTGGCTCACAGGGAGCCAGCCTCATGATTAGGCTTATCCCCCTCATGCATGGGGCCTGTGTACAGACACCATGTTCTTTAGACGCGCTCAGAAGCAAGCAGTTTGCATGCCATGTCCTCAGAAATGACAGATGTTTTAGTGCACCGGAGTTTAGAGACAGGATGTGGTTATGGCTCAACACACGGAGACTGGTTGTCTGATAAAAAGTGTTCTACATCTCAAGATATTACACGCCCTTAGCTGAAGAAATTTATAGCTGTGAAAACACGGTTTTACAGAGTAAAATCCTGTCTGACATAGTAGTATACTAGTCATACATCCTAGTAATATAGTAGTAATAACATTAATAGCAGTCCACTGACCAGATATAGTAGTTTATGTGATTTATTGCTTATGATATAAATGCTTTTAGCATGTATTATAGATAGTTGATTTCCATGTTTTGCTATTTCGTTaatcttcattttcatttattttatttttgtttgtattatttaattttcaaattgttattatatattttttcacatcatgattctctttctctctgtattatCTTTTTAGTTTGTCAgtcaaatgtaaaacaaactttGAGCTTTTGCCATAcaatattttcttgtttcttgctGACCTCAGCCACCTcaagttttactttatttttcacacGTACGCacgtaaaaacaaaaatatttttatctaATTAcaatgcataaaaatgaaacatttcagttccccaaagaccaaaatgaacatcCTCTTATGTTGGTCTATGTTTTCTGAGGGAATAGTGTCATAAAAGTTTCATCCCAGCAAACAAACTCAACTGTTCATTACATACACAGCATGTAACATAACAAATCCATAGGGCTCATAAATATTTCTGTCCTGTATGTGGTGATTTTTCAGGTGCTGTCCCACAACCTGTGCACAGTCTTGTGTATCCCTCACGACCCTGTTGCTTTGGAGGAGCACTtcagggatgatgatgatggtccAGTTTCCAGTCAGGGTTATATGCCCTACCTCAACAAATACATTCTGGATAAggtgatgaaaacacatcactATGCTCTTTTTTGTCGCGTTGCAATACTGCCAGAGTTTTTCTTCAATATCTGCCTTTTGTTGTTGCAGGTTGTCGAAGGATCTTTTATTAAGGAGAACGTTGATGAGCTCTGTTGGACTCTTACGGCAAAGAAAAACTACCAGACGGACAAAACCAGCAGCACTGTTCTGCCAGAGAAGGATGCTTTTCGGCTTTGGtgcctttttaattttctctctgaaGACAAGTACCCTTTGGTTATGGTCCCTGACGAGGTAGGCTCAACTAGAATTTGTTTAGACTTAAAAAGGAATTTCTTCACATTCATTCCAATTTCTATTTTCTTCTAAACTTCTTGCATGACAAAatttcttgttttgattttcttcaaTCAAAACATGACTGGACTGAAAAAAACACGTCTAATGGAAGATTATTTACCAAAAGCAAACAGATTTGCACATGTTGAAATCATTGTTGATCGTGGCTGCGTATGATGACGGTGACACTTGTTTCTAAATTTAGCCGCATGGATATTTTGACTTAAAGTGTTCTGTACAATTCTGAGACTGTAGTCAGTAATCTGTGACCTAAAACTGGTGTTGGATCTTTGACAAACGCTAAATACACTGAAACCTTGTTACTTGCCATCATGGAACATGGTGCTCTTTTCATGCAACAGTGTGGGCTTGTTTCTCACTTGCAAACTCTCATTTTGGTTTCCTGTCGATTGTTTTTCACAGCTGCTGCCAAGAGAAAGACCTACATTTCAAGGGCAGAGTAGTTTCTGTCATACTGAGTTCAAGAAAACATTAtccagttttattttggtgCATGCTTCACACACCAACCACGGGACAAATGTGGAACGATACTACAGTGTTATAAATACCATTACTTAAGTGTGATTAATCGAGAgtcaacataaataaaagttaGCCTTGAGGAGGACGACATTGTTGGATGTGATTTACTGTGGCATTTTATGTTGAAAATTGGAAACTACAAAATAAAGCTCCTCAACTTTAGtgaagtaaaagaaataaaacaaacccacacacacaaaaagatacTTGATAACAGTGAAGGAAATAGTTACCTTAGTTAGTCAGTTTTTCTCTCAAAGACGCGTAAATGAATGGTGTTGTTTATCCCTCTCAGgacttttgctttcttttcctctttagGTGGAGTACCTCCTCAAGAAGGTATGCATGGCTATGAGTATTGAGTTCAACTGTGTTGAATTGGAGGACTTCTTCTCCCAAGACTCAGCGCAGCAGAATGGCATTACTGTTTGGGTTTTCCTGGAGATGATGAACTCTGGAAAGATAACCAGAGGAATTGATAAGAGCATTGTCAGCATGGCTATAGAGGAAGTGTACCGGGAGATAGTTGGTGATGTCCTCAAAGAGGTAGGAGAGCCACCTGCCAACAGAAGTCTGCCTAATGGTTCCTGACTTGCTCTACATTGAGTTGGTgactgtatatgtatgtgtcGGTGGTGGTGCGTGCAGGGTTATCTGTGGAAGAAAGGCCAGCTGAGGAGGAACTGGAAGGAGCGCTGGTTCACCTTACGGCCGAGCAACTTGTCCTACTACACCGGAGAGGACCGCAAGGAGTGCCAGGGCAGCATAGCTCTGGATGGGAATTGCTGTGTGGAGGTAAGCAGCTGGAGATGATCATCTTTCAAAGTTGAACGCTGTTAACACTGGAAAGAACTGTGTCTTTTTATAACAGTGtgttctttttcagtttatccagaaaagaaatacatacTGCTCATGTGCTTTCTTTTGTACATTTGAGTCAAGATATCATTCTTTAAGCTAGCGGTTCCCAACCTAGGGGTGGGGACACCCCCAAGGTGTCacaggattaaaaaaacacaaaacaaaagtcacatgTTGGTTAACCAAAGTTCATCTTTTTATGACTTCCCTCGtctttggtttttctttcaaattacTGGAAAAATTCACGAATTTACATAAAATACTCAAAAGCCAACAAACAAATGTAGTTTTAGCTATATtgctaaaataataaataataatcagtaTAGCAGAACCAGAGATGTTTTTATTCCAAGTATGCCTCCTCTGTTTGAAAATTTGGCAAACTTGGTAATTTGACTCAATAGCTATTGCCATttctttacattacatttacattttctgacacatttttactttactaTTTTTCTACTTGCTGTTAAGATGCAGATTAAAGTGAAGGTGGAAACTGTTGTACAATAGTTGTAAGTGACGTGGCACTAATCACGCAAGaccctccccctctcttctaAAGAATTTATACTTCATACCCTTCAGCAAAGAGGAGAAATACTTAACCCTTCCTCTTTTCTGACTTTCTCCACCCCCAGTGAGTTTCTGACACTCCTCAATTAGACATAGCATCATATATAGGTGTCATAATCCAAAAAGCCTGGGAACCATCATGTTTCTTAAAGCACAACAGTTGGATACCtaattttgctttgtttcacaaTCAGATTTCCTCACAAACCTCGCAGAGCTCAAGATAATAGAGGCAGCCTCATTCTCATGAATGATCCTTTATGATCCTGAAACCTGCAGTAACAGAGGGGAAAGActgttttggctgtttttctggCTTTTGACATGAACACTGGGTCAATTATTAGCCCGCCAATGCCACATGAgtgatgacaaacaaaatgtggtCGAGTACTGAGTACTGAACTACACACTGAACTATGTGTGAGTAacacaacaaagcaaaacaagctGTCACTCTGAAATCATGCTTTATTATAGGAAGTAGACCATTTTTTTCACTCACTACTATATATTTCAGAAATGGTCAcaacacatgtaaaaacaaaaaataaaacaaaacaatgcaggaTGAAGGGATATTTACTGATAAAATTAATGTTTGGCTTGTTACAGGTACTGCCAGACCGGGATGGGAAGAGGTGCATGTTTTGTCTGAAAACTCTCTCCAAGACTTATGAGATGAGCGCCTCAGACACCAAACAGAGGCAAGAGTGGACTACAGGTCAGAGGAGGCTCACATTCAGTGATATTAATCACTGATTAGTCTTGGATTGATCTTAAAAGCTGCATCTTCATATTGACACATTTAACACCATCTCCCTTACAGCCATTCAAACAGCCATCAGGCTGCACGTGGAGGGAAAAAACTCCCTCCACAAAGATCTGAAGCTGAAGCGGCGCGAACAACGTGAGCAGCGGGAGAAGAGACGGCAGGCtaaggaggaggagctgcagaggctGCGGGCTCTGCAGGAGGAACGGGAGCGTAAGCTGGCTGAGCTGGAACTCCTGAAGGAGGCACAAAAGCAGGCTCAGGCCCTCATGAAGCAGGACGAGCAGAGGAGGCATCAGCAGCACGAACAGCTCCAGCGTACCCTGGAGATCCAGCTGAGAGAGGCTGAGGAGGTGAGTGTGGGagtgaaaaacaagagagaaaagttTAAGAGTTTGACTTATGTTGAATTTGAGGGTCAATTTCTTTGCCTCTTGCTGTGTGTCTTAAGGCCAGGGTCAGTATGCAGGCAGAGATGGctctgaaagaggaagaagcagagaagcagaggaagaggatcCACGAGCTGGAGGAGATGCAGAAGCGTTTGGAGGAGGCACTGCAGCAGGAGATCAAAGCCAGGCTGGATGAGGAGGCCTTCCGCTTAGCTCAAGCAGGGTAGAGTTTTATATGCCACCTATCTGCGCTAAAACATGATTAGAGACTTACACACACCATCACCGCACAATAAGAAGTCATTTGTTTGGGTTAACAGCCTGCAAACATTaatgtgtgagcttgtgtgatGCGCTTGtgtgcagacagcagacatTGAGTTTAGCTGTTACAAGGAGTTCATGTTCTGTTATGTTCCTGAGGAAGTTGAGCCGCCAGCAGAGGAAGTTGTTGAATGCTGCCATAAGTCAGATGTATTGTGTGGCTGTTTCTGTGCTCTCTCAACCCTAAAGTAGAACATGCATAATGAACTGATCACATAAATCTGGACACGGCTTCAGCATTCAACAATGTAATTACTGAAACAATACATGAGTATGTGATCCTCTTAATCATCACAATTAAGCaatcctgcattttttttaaagaaaatctaattGCTTTGTATTCTCTGTTGTGTCCAGCCTactggctgaggaggaggagaaaatgaaggccCTGATGTCCCTGcaggaggagcaagaggagtACATCCtgaagacacagagggagaagcaggagctgaaacaggaaatggaggCCAAATCTCGGGCCTTAGATGAGGCgcagaggcagctggaggaggtcCGCGCAAACCGACACCGGGTTGACCAGGATGTAGTGGTAAGagtcaaaaaattaaaacccTGCCTGATTTCACagttaaataagaaaaaaaattctcaaaaatACATTCAACTGTGTCCAAATCATTAGTTTCTTATCTTGTAAATGTTTCTTATTGGGGATCTGGCGtgatatgtaaataaaacactgagcCAGTCGCATCGGTTTTATGTTGTACACCAGTAAAGTTAAATTTCAAGGCTATTCTACTGTTATTAACCCATTTACGTCAGCCTTTATTAACCTAGTTCAGTGCCTGTTGATATTTAAAATCTCTTGGGATCTAAAAAGCTGTTCTATTGACAAgaacacagcagaggacaggaaatgtttcatgctatttcttcaaaaacaaaaagctttgtTTGAGAAAAGACTGCAGGCAACAAGACAAACGATTCCTGCAACAGGAGGGTGTAGCAAATCCTACATCAGAGTTGAGACAACGAGACGAATCCATTGCTCCGAGTCTCTCTGAACAGTCAGTGGTCAGTGGAACCTCCCCAGAGGGGTAACGAAAGGGGATGGCCTGTGGTGACTCTGTGGTGCCATCCACAACTTTTATCAGTGGTAACGGTAgctgctctgtttctctgacAGGCTGCCCAGAGGAAACTTCGCCAGGCGAGCACCAACGTCAAACACTGGAACGTCCAGATGAACAGACTGATGCGACCAATCGGACCGGGCGGTATGTGTGTCATCTGTACGGCATGAACACGTAGCATCTAGAGAGCTTGATTtacagctttcattttcacagaggacattttgacatgtcagcGCACAGGTGTaagcaagaaaatgaaagaaaaatatcttttcCAGTGTGTTTCAATCTACTACCAATATGCAAATATTCTATTTTGAAGACATTTAGATGAACAGCTGGTGCCACTAGTTCTCCAGCCGGGCACCATTAAACAACTGCAGAAGAAACGGGCACAACAAAATGATGTAATAAAATCAGTGCCTCAAATGGTGgaagacaaagcagaaaattCAGCATTTGAATTATTTCCTCGGTGTGTACTTGTAGGTTACTAAAAGTCAGTGTTAAATGCTGTAGCTGTAGGCGGGTTAACATTTAACAAGGGTTCAGACACTAATGTGTCATCATTTTCAGCATCTTCATCTTATGAATTAACTTGCCTGCTGTaagcatttgtttattttctgaaatgttttgtttgtgccgTCCTTGTTTTTAGAAAAGAGGCCGTCGCTGGGAGGCTCTTTCTCAAGTTTCCAGGTCCCCACGCAGAGGGATCCTGGGCTGCGTCTTAGAAAGAGATCAGAATCAGAGGATCGGGATGAGGAGagcaaagaaaatgttaacaacCGAGCCGGGTGTGATTTAGACAAACGCCACTCCCATGCCTCTAATGGAGATATGGACATCCCCTAAAAACATGAATCACAGAGGCTGCATGGGTCATTTCTGGTCACTCTGAGGTTTTCTGACAGAAAGGCCAAGAGATGAAGTGTGAAACATATGACAACAGTGGTTTTACAGGACTAACATTCCTATTAAATGTGGAATTTACTGACCTCATGTCACAGACGGTAGCCgtttaaagcattttaatgaCAAGTTGTATTTGAAAAAATTCACTGCTCAACTAATGCTTTGGCAGCATGATTTCAGTTATATAACTGAAACACTATTATGTGACTATATTACAAAGATAGACCCATAACAATGTTTCagtttatataatatttttgaattttttgatGTAAAAAGTTCAGTGTTAAGAGTTTACTGCAAGTCTAATAACGTCACTCCTGAtgaacaggaaagagagaaactcTCAATGAACTTCCTGGTTCTACTGTCAGTTAACataattgtaaataaatgagTGAATTGATGCCTTAACCTGATTCCTGTGGTAAATTATGTGCAGCACACAATTCAAAGAAACCGCGATCTTCACTTTCAATAAAATCTCAACTGATGAAGTGAATAGCTGAAATGACTTACTTTAAATAAGCTATAAAATAACTTACATTTTAATGGCAAAGAGGACGCATTGGGACAAGCCGAAGCCCACTCTGCTGAATATGCAATCTGCACGTCCTCTTTAGTTTGAGTCAGACTTGAGATGCGTCATCACTGACCAATTTGACGGCTTTTGATGATAAAAACTCTCAGCAAACATTAAATGGCGCAAACTCATGAAAGTCATGTGGATTGATTTTTAGCAATCATAACCTGTAGTAAGAggtcatgtttcattttttagtagacttttcacctttctttaCAGTAAAGTACATTATTCAGAGTTACAGTTATAATTGCAAAGAATATAGTTAAAAATATAGTACTAATTTAAGTACTTTTTTTATATAGGAGAGATAATTCTACTCATTTCTATATGTACTTTATATACTGGATACTCTAATCCAACACAGTTAAATACAGCAGCACTTCTAAATCTGAAcgtatgactttttttttttttactttttttgtaaGTACATCAAGGTGTATAAAGCCCGGCCGgatgtatttaatatttacttcattgtgtttttatactGACAGATAACAGGATTGTTGCATGATGATTAGATTAACCATTAATGAATCGGGGGGATATGTAccatgaaataataaaacacaaatgatgagATGTTGTACTTATTTTTAGAGGATCAGCATTACTTCGGTTTAGTATAACGTTTTCATAACGGACAAAACTCATAATCAAACACAATTTGTTACAGTAGTGTAGTTTAATAGTATCGCTTGCCAAGCAAAGGTACAATTCAACATGTTATTATGGTGCACACTGAACCAGAAGGCTTCCTTCTCTGTCTGGTTGGTTATCATGTGAAGGTGAAATTTGTCTAGGAAAATAATCAGATTGATGAACATTACTTCCCCTGCATATGTCGAAATGTCTACAATGACTTTATCTGTCTAGTtaagtcaattttatttatttagaccAAAATTAAAGATTTAATGTCTATATCTGCAGATGTGATCAAAGCCACAAAGATCCTGTTAGTGTCACTGCAGGTGCAGAATAAATGCCTGTGTTGCAGCAACATAACAGCGAAtatcactgttgtttttgtaatcTGTGTTAACAGAGAGACCTTGACTCCTCATGGAGCTGTCTCTAGGATCCAGACCGATGTGTGTTTGCGCGCgcgtgcgcgtgcgtgtgtctgttttgaatgGGGGGGGCTATGTACTGGCATGTGAcgatggggggggggggggtgtgtggagcaaagcaaagcaaagcaaagctaGGAGCAGCAAGGAGAAAGTCGGGGAGGGATTATCGGTTAACTATGCTTATCTGCATGTGATATGGTTGCGGACTAAAGTGTCCAAACTGCTTTCTCTTGCTCTTGGGCTAAGCGGTTTGTCAGCTCGGTTGCCACATGAAGGCCTGAGCCAATCTAACTTTAAGTTAGCAGTCTGACGTTAGCTCCTGCTGTTAGCTAACTCCTGCTTGTGACTTCAAGCAACTTGTCAACAGCCGATCGATCCTGGACGGGACTCAGGACTGCTTTCCCTACTTGTTTATTCTAGCCTGTTGACAATTTCTCGCGCAGCAAAAATCTTCTCAACCAGCATCACTATTGGGAGAGGTAAGCTAACTTGGCAAGTCAGCTAACGTTATTTAAAGGAACACACGGGAATGTGGGTCAGCCACGCTAACAGCTAGTAACATTTCTCAGTCAACATTCAAGGTTAGTAGCTAACTAGCTAAGTTAGCTAGCCGTACCGACACTCTTCGACGATCGACCGAGCTACTAATTTATACGTCTCTTACTTTTAGATTAAGTGAAAGGGTAGCTGTGTTTACAGTATACCAGTCCTTtcgtttttaaatgtttctacCCAGTTACAGTCATCTTAGTGACTCATACAATTCATAGTAATTTTAGCAGATATTTCCGAGAACCCGTGTGACAGGTTCGCTGTTAGACGACAAGTCTCAGCACTCCTGGTTAATCTCGGGTGTTTTCCCGtgaaacaatatgaaaacaaaggTAAAGTTCGGGCCATCATGTAATGACAGTGTTTATTGTTTAAACATTTATACATTCCTGTTAAGTAGACGCTTTGGGATATTTGTCAAGCCGCAGCTAGCTACATACATGGACGGATTAATCCACCAGGGGGCCGCGGGGCAAATATGtaacaccccccaccaccaccacaaaaaagaaaaaaaaagaaagccccCTATCGCCCCGCAAACGATCAGCACTTCTCAGTGTGTACATAGTGCATGCACCCTGTTCCCTTGAAGCACCCACCAAGTACACTGTGCACCCTACCATGGAACCGAGGCAAACAATAATACAGATGTCTCCCAGCTTCAGTAGAGACAAAGGTTGCTTTTTAAGATAGTGgagaacacactgaaatgtttagGACATACAAGTGCCAGACCAAAAACTGTGGCTGGCTTAGGAATTTTGAGTTGTGGGCCCTGTGGTTTTAGAAATGGGGCCCTTATTTATGTCCAGATTTTAGCCCCGTAGACATACACTGTGATTGGAAACTGTTATTTCATATCACTAAGTAAGCTGAGTGATATGAAATATGTCTGTAGAGATTTTACTGTACTGGTTGTACTATGTTGTACTATGGTAGCTGTCCTATTAACCTGTCTAAATGTATTATGCAATTGTGGGCATGTTGCTAATCAGTGTGTAGGACTTTCTTGCAGCTATAATAGATTTTTATAATGATATTTTTGATCAGTTTAATGAAGTGTCTTAATCTGTTAGTCGTTCAGTTTGCTGCATTATCTATAGCTAGACATTTCTCActggttattttaattttctatttttcataaTATATAGATATCAAGATGAAATTACATAAACCATGATAGAGAGTCTCTTTTGGTAGCCATACAAGTTTGTCTTTtggcaattaaaaaaaataattataataaaaaagaaaagcctgtgACATTAAGGGCTCTTAATGGTCTGGGGTCCTTGCTTGTCTGTTCTACTGGCCTAGCAGGTAATCCAGGCATGCctacacagtgtgtgtatatcttGTCATAAGCCTATTACTATCAAGGACATTCTCTGGCTGCTCAAACACAACCAGTCATAGTGGACTGACTCAGGAAAGGGCACCTAAATAAACATGTTGTTAAAGATTAGTAAATGTGCTTATTTCAGTTATAAGTGATTATGCAAATAACTAAAGCCATACCATAGATGCACTGTGTGCTTAGGGGAAAAACGGACAGCAGGGGAAGCGTTTTAGCTCTGCGGCTTGTTATGACAAACTTtatattcagtttgtttagGGGCTGGTCACTGGAATTGTTGGACCATTAACCACTTACATTCTGGATGATTTATGGATATTTGAGGTCCTTTAGTAGTAATATGATGCTCATTTTTGCTCTAGATGTAATCCTCATGTTAAGTACACGATGCTAATTCAATTACTTATTTGAAATAAAGTCTTTCATTCTTCAGCAGTTGGGCTATGATGCCAACGTGACAGGAGGGGATCCGCTGAGTCAGCTCCAACAGGAACCATGGAATGGTTTCAGCAAACTGCTACAGAGCAGCACGAAAGGGTGAACGGCTACTGCAAACCCAGATCCCCCCAGCAGACAGCTGATGTCAGGTGGACGCTACCGGAAGCAGAGTCTGGCGGTTCAGACAGCTCTGGGGGGACAGAACTGCAAGAGTtgaaagtgagagaaagtgaggatgaggaagacaaagaggagaaagaggtaGTTCCTAGCTCTAAACGTCAGAAGGTGGACCagaccaaaaaagaaaaacagagtcTGGATCAGGAGAATAGCAAGCAAGACAGCAGTGCAACATCCAGTTACACAGGTAAGGCTTTGATTTCACAGTCCTGTGACTTGCTTCTTGGAAAGTGCAGCATGACGTATGTAGATGGCAGATAGTTCTTGAACCttaatattcatgttttttttggggggggggggggcacagaCCTGTCACATACCTCATCGCCCTCGCTGTCAGAACAGCTGCGTCTTGGCCGAGAAGACAGCACAGGATCTGGGATCAGTGTGGAGTGTAAGGTCTGTGGGGACAAAGCCTCTGGATTCCACTATGGTGTGCATGCCTGTGAGGGTTGCAAGGTAATACAGTGAATGTATCGCaacagaataagaaaaaaaaaacaacaaaacaacaaaaaccttcaGTTATTGATCACAGCAATTTTGTGCTCTCAGACATGAGTTGCTGAAATGGTAATGTTGTTCCTTGCTCAGGGCTTTTTCCGACGAACTGTGCGAATGAAACTGGAATACGATCGCTGTGAGCGTTCTTGCAAGATTCAGAAGAAGAATCGTAACAAGTGCCAATATTGTCGATTCCAGAAGTGCCTGTCTTTGGGAATGTCCCATGATGGTGAGTGGGCAAATATTTTAGCAAATGAACCTAGCCGATGAAGCCATGTTAATTAAAATTGAAatgcattaattatttttacaaatCCGGGATTTGAATTGAAATGTAGCCTGTACTGAATCTAAAGTGAGCCACAAATCTGCTCATGCATTGCTATGCCTTTCTGATCTCTTTTAACACCTCAGTATTCAAAAGTAGGCATTTTACTGACTCTTGAATCTGTTCCAAATTCAAAATCAGGTATCAGAACCCGGCCACGGTACTAATTAAGTGATTTAATCACAAATGTCCCCTCAAAAataaggtgtgtgtgcgtgtgtgtttcccCAGCGATTCGATATGGACGTATGCCTGAGGCGGAGAGAAAGAAGCTGGTGGCAGGTCTGCTTGCCGAAGAACTGAATCTGGGCAAACCAGGTGGCTCAGACTTGAAGACCTTGGCCAAGCAAGTCAACACAGCCTACCTGAAGAATCTCAGCATGACTAAGAAGAGGGCCCGCAGCATCCTGACAGGCAAAACCAGCAGCACCTCGGTACACTATAGTTTTAAAATGGCTCATCTGAATATAGGGAAGAAATACAGGGAACTGCAGTGCTGACCCTTAACTGTTGGTTGCTTGAAC
It includes:
- the LOC124063603 gene encoding differentially expressed in FDCP 6 homolog, encoding MDLRSELLKSIWYGFTALDLEKSGKVSKSQLKVLSHNLCTVLCIPHDPVALEEHFRDDDDGPVSSQGYMPYLNKYILDKVVEGSFIKENVDELCWTLTAKKNYQTDKTSSTVLPEKDAFRLWCLFNFLSEDKYPLVMVPDEVEYLLKKVCMAMSIEFNCVELEDFFSQDSAQQNGITVWVFLEMMNSGKITRGIDKSIVSMAIEEVYREIVGDVLKEGYLWKKGQLRRNWKERWFTLRPSNLSYYTGEDRKECQGSIALDGNCCVEVLPDRDGKRCMFCLKTLSKTYEMSASDTKQRQEWTTAIQTAIRLHVEGKNSLHKDLKLKRREQREQREKRRQAKEEELQRLRALQEERERKLAELELLKEAQKQAQALMKQDEQRRHQQHEQLQRTLEIQLREAEEARVSMQAEMALKEEEAEKQRKRIHELEEMQKRLEEALQQEIKARLDEEAFRLAQAGLLAEEEEKMKALMSLQEEQEEYILKTQREKQELKQEMEAKSRALDEAQRQLEEVRANRHRVDQDVVAAQRKLRQASTNVKHWNVQMNRLMRPIGPGEKRPSLGGSFSSFQVPTQRDPGLRLRKRSESEDRDEESKENVNNRAGCDLDKRHSHASNGDMDIP
- the ppardb gene encoding peroxisome proliferator-activated receptor delta b translates to MEWFQQTATEQHERVNGYCKPRSPQQTADVRWTLPEAESGGSDSSGGTELQELKVRESEDEEDKEEKEVVPSSKRQKVDQTKKEKQSLDQENSKQDSSATSSYTDLSHTSSPSLSEQLRLGREDSTGSGISVECKVCGDKASGFHYGVHACEGCKGFFRRTVRMKLEYDRCERSCKIQKKNRNKCQYCRFQKCLSLGMSHDAIRYGRMPEAERKKLVAGLLAEELNLGKPGGSDLKTLAKQVNTAYLKNLSMTKKRARSILTGKTSSTSPFVIYDVDTLWKAESGLVWSQLVPGAPLTKEIGVHVFYRCQCTTVETVRELTEFAKCIPGFVDLFLNDQVTLLKYGVHEAIFAMLPSLMNKDGLLVANGKGFVTREFLRSLRKPFSEIMEPKFEFAVKFNALELDDSDLALFVAAIILCGDRPGLINVKQVEQSQDNILQALDLHLQANHSDSVYLFPKLLQKMADLRQLVTENVHLVQKIKKTESETSLHPLLQEIYKDMY